A genome region from Macaca fascicularis isolate 582-1 chromosome 3, T2T-MFA8v1.1 includes the following:
- the LOC141409968 gene encoding uncharacterized protein, producing the protein MFGHLFIHLSIHPSIHPSIHPSIHPPTHPPILPSTHPPIHPSIHPSIHPPIHPPTHPPIHPSIHPSIHPSVRPSIPPSLPPSIHPSIHPSIHPSICPSVCPSVRPSIYLPVHLSVHPSVHPSTHSSTHPPVHPSIHSSIHPFTSIHPPTHPSTNPSIHPSIHPPTHPSTHPFVYLFVHQFIHLSTCPSVCSSICPSIYPSIHSPTHPLILPSICPSVHPSIYSLVHLSVHSSSIQPPPHPPVYQFIHPSIHLSICLFIHLSIHTCIHPPTHPSTHSPIHPSIHPLPNPPIHPPTHPSTYPSTYPSICPSVYPFVHLFLHPSIHLFICLPICLSIPFIH; encoded by the coding sequence ATGTTTggtcatttgttcattcacctgtccatccatccatccatccatccatccatccatccatccatccatccacccacccacccacccatcctcccatccacccatcctcccatccacccatccatccacccatccatccacccacccatccacccacccacccatcctcccatccacccatctatccatccatccatccatccgtccgtccgtccatccatccctccctccctccctccctccatccatccatccatccatccatccatccatccatccatttgtcccTCTGTCTGTCCATCAGTtcgtccatccatctatctgcctgtccatctgtctgttcatccatctgttcatccatccacccattcatccacccacccacccgtccacccatccatccattcatccatccatccatttacatctatccatccacccacccatccatccaccaacccatccatccatccatccatccaccctcccacccacccatccacccatccatttgTCTATCTGTTTGTCCATCagttcatccatctatccacctgtccatctgtctgttcatccatctgtccatccatctacccatccatccactcacccacccatccactaaTCCTcccatccatttgtccatctgttcatccatccatctattcacttGTCCATCTGTCTGTTCATTCATCGTCCATCCAACCACCCCCCCACCCACCTGTCTATCAGTTCAtacatccatctatccacctgtccatctgtctgttcatccatctgtccatccatacatgcatccatccacccacccacccatccacccactcacccatacacccatccatccacccactccccaatccacccatccatccacccactcacccatcaacctatccatccacttatccatccatctgtccatctgtctatccatttgttcatctgttcctccatccttccatccatctgttcatctgTCTGCCCATCTGCCTGTCTatcccattcattcattga